The following DNA comes from Solea senegalensis isolate Sse05_10M linkage group LG10, IFAPA_SoseM_1, whole genome shotgun sequence.
ACAGTTCACCCATGAAGGGAcactcaaacattttaaaacaagatttaaaagaaaaattcaaCAGCATTGTCTTCTTATtgatgtgtatatgtatatagatatgaTTGATATGTATATAGTTATAAATGCAGGAAATGTAGACTGAATGTGTCcagttacacatttaaaatacaaaaaaaaggtccagtttgATTGTAATTCACTCGTTCATTCAATTCTTCCTGTGATGCATTATTgtacatcaacaacacacaaacctaCTTTCTGAAaagaagagctgctgctgttgttgttgctgttgctgctaaTGCTGTtgattttttatgttaaatcaTTTTGAATGCACCAAAAATAAACTAAGCAGATCAATTGTACTGGAGTGAAAACTTTCACTTTACACCAGttacaaagaaaaaagtgagaaaTAATCCTCCAAACACTGGCTTCTCAGAAGACCAAACACACAGACGTGAatcagtacattttaaaaagccttTCAACTTCtaacacagacatttttcacaatgtgaaattgtgttttggTATTTTAGTCTCTTCAAAAGGTTTAAAAATCTGAAGtgttaaaatgtcatatttaacaTTTGGGCACCAAGAATATGGAATCAATTCAGGCTCAAATCAAACCCAcattcagccaatcacagtgtgTTTcactggtcatgtgacactgatgcAGACACAGTCAGGTTTGTCCGATTGTTGACCCTTGGTAGCTGCAAATTATGCCTTCTTTTAACCAGGAATTTTGGAATGTAAAtttgttgaatatttatttcaatattcaATGAAAAACTATGACATTGAAATCCAATACAGAGCAAGAAAttgaaatgctttttaaaattcAAGATTCACACTTCCATATAAATGGATATTTTTCAACTTTAAACCTAACCACCTTTTTTTCCAGGTTGTTGAACTGTCCCTTTATTTTGAGGCCCTTCATTTAACAGgaagtgtctgttttttttctgcgaTGACGAGACAAACGGCTCGACACAGACGCACAAACACTGGTCAATGACGCCGAACAGTTATTTTAATGGTCCCTGAAAGTGAGCGCACTCTGTCACCTCAACACCCAaccagacgcacacacacacacacactctttcactcacacacacacatatatatatatctgcacTGTGGTatagtgtactgtatatgaggtATAGCAGAGAGAACagaagagaggggaggaaagTCTGTGAAGTATCTACAGGCAGCAACAACAGACAGAAGGTAAACAGTCGTCTGTGATATGATTAATGCTCACATTTGTCACTGTGACGCCAGAGTCTCGGACTCGGACGTGCGATAGTTTAAAGAGCGGCAGCTTGTGTCTCCAGGTGAGTTTGAGATGGCGAGACCACACATTCTCTTTGCTGCATTCGAgtctgtcaaaaataataaaaaaaattaaacaaacaaacaaacaaacagtaaatgcAGTCAGCAGTAGATCGATacgtacaaaaacaaagatccTGTGATGTGTGAcatcatacatttaaaataaaaaataaaataaaaccccaTACACCAAATAAAGCTTTGTAAATTGCACTCTGACGTGGCAAGCGTCTCTTCTCCGTCTCCTCTGGTCCTTTTTGGATATTTACATTCAGTAGTTCAGTCCAGGACGAAAGCGACgatagggggaaaaaaagacgagTTCTCACGGAGCAGAACCAAATgagatttcaggttttttttttatccggTCATGGCGATGAACAGATTCCAGGCCGTGTCCAACGAGCAACACTGGCAGTCTCAGATCACAAAAGTGTCCACGGCAACAGCCATGGTCTGCCCCCTGCTGTACAGTCAGTCCTGTTACAGCTGTAGAGTCGTGTGTGGTTCTGCccgacaaaacaaaagaaacccaCATGATCAAGTCTGTGGCCTGGCGAGGACCTGCTTCTTGGTCCGAGGAGTCTATTgggtttactttttttaatcatcactGCCTCGTTCAGTTCACGACGCTCTTAGCGCAGTTTGAGCTTGAAGGCTGAGATCTCCATGGGATCGAGGCTGACGGTGGAGTCGTTGGCCAGAGGTGAGCCGGAGTGCATCAGGGTCAGAGACATGGGCTGAAGAAGCTGCAGGTCCAGGTTCTTGAACAGTCCTGAGATGCTCAGCTGcagaaggagaggagatgaaCAAGAACATTAGAAAGGATTCAATGTTGGTCTTTCCTTTTTAATGAATAATGTCAGCACACAGCAGTGTCTGCTGCGACACGTTTGCCATCTGCCTCATATTTATTGGCTGGTTACAGTGTGTCGTGCTGTTTCATGACAGAAATAAAGGCCTGTTCCAATTGGTGGAAACTGGGCTAAATCCTGGTCTGCTAGTAAATATAACTGTAACTGTAGCCAATACAATTAAAAGTGAAAgatttggaaacaaaatgtcCTTTAAGTGtcaacagtaaaataaaatggtccCTGTGAGTGTCATATTATCAAATCACTATTGAATCATTATTAAAAGGTGCATTGACATTAAAGCTCTACTTTAATGTTGTCAGACACACGAGAGGAGAACTAATTTTAGCGGATTTATACATTatactgtgtttccatcatggtattgAGTTTGGTACAGTATCTTTACTTGGTAAGACCTCAAACCTGGCAGGTGACTAACtcagggcaccagtgtgtgcagtaaGAACTCTTACGTTGTTTGTTTAAGAAATGCATGAGATAGGGTACAGGTACTGTACTAGTTTTATCAAGTGAAGTGAATAAATGTAAACTAGTATTCAAGTAAATAGACGAACAAGATGTTAtggtgcaagtgtgtgtttttctctgaccTGTCCTTGAGTGGTGGTGCAGTTGAAACCCAGGTTCTGAGCCTCAAGGCCACAGTCCAGCGCCAGACGGTGAACAAGCAAGGCTGTATATGGAGATGGAGCGTGGGGGtcctgctgctgacacacacattaagacacacatgcacattagtTACACAGTCAGCACATAaactgcatgttgttgttgttgttgttgttgttgctgctgtggtggTCGTGTCGTCACCTGGCTCTGGATGCTGCGCAGGTTCACCAGGTGGAAGTCGCAGGGCATGATGGACTTGAGAGGAGCGAAGGTCTGCAGAGGAGGAATGCCGCGTCTCTTGGGCAACACGGGCAACGCCAGGACCTCGCGGTTCAGGATGGCGttggtcatgtgactgagtATGGACGGGAAGCTTGTTGTTGCTGAGCTGTCCATCATCTGGAGAAGGTAGAGGTGGATTAAACATCACAACGGTTGAGTCACACCGTAAATATCTAGACATTTATTTCCTCCTTTTGTCCTGCTACAACAGGAGGAACAGTTCATCTGTCAGAGGAGGACGTACGTACCTAATTCTAGTCCAGACACAAAACTAATCCATCTATATTGGGTTGTTACAACAGAAGCActatgtcacatttttaaattaagggtatttgaaaaatgatgtttgatgtttgaggCAAGCCACAACTTCATCAGCAGTTTTATCAGAGCGCAGCAATAAAACCGCGACTAACGCTGTCCTTTCTCTGCCAATGTGAATTCATTCAACTTTGATAAATCCCATCATTTGTTTCTCTCAATGTCGTCAACTTAAGACGAAGCACTTTCGCTAAAGCTACGAGGAggagggaaacaaaaaagaaaaaaaaggggaatgTGGCTAAAGCAcaaactgtgacacagactACGAAGCATCTTCACCGCTGCCAGGGCAACATTACCTCTTGAACTCCAGTCAAGAATTTGGAGATGAAAGAACTAAGCATGGATGACAGTCTGGCAAAGAAGCCATCATACTGAAGGTAATGaagtggaaaaagaagaaaataggaATACAATTAGAGGATAACAGATGGAGCGGTAATGagtgctggggaaaaaaaaggtgttaatCATCAAAATGAAGGACAACAACTCTACTCAAAGAGAAGAATAGAGTGCCACATGCTCAAATGTGATGTGCTGAAATCTTCCAAGAGCTTCAGCCAAAGCTTCAGTAACTGCCTCCACCGTCATCTTACTGACCTTGTTGCCAGTGGACCTCCGCTCGAGCAGCAGTCGGAAACGGTTGGCGGTTTTCTTGTTGTCCTTCACGCCCTGGCCCAGTCCACGATTATCGTCCTGCATTAGCCGCCGGTCCATAATCACTTCCAGCTGGCCTGGAGAGCGGGGACAACAACTTTTACACCAAGAAATAAGCAGCGAGTATTGAATTTGACGCCCCCATTATTCGCATAAGCACAGTAAAGGGATTAGTTCGGCACACAAACATACGGATGTGAAGTGGTTTGCTTTCTGGAAAACTCTTCAGGGAGAAGAGGGGGAGATAATTgcttcaattcaattccatAAAATGCCAGCGAATTAGAGGAAAACCCAAGTGCATTTCAGAGATAACTGACAATCATAAAAGAGAAGCCAAATGACGAAAAATGAAACATCAAATGAATTAAATGCAAAGAGATACGCACCATTCTCCAAGCTACTGACACCCAGAGACTGAGCTGTGTGCAGCGTGAGGCGGTGATGGCTGTCCTGGATGTAAGCCTGGCTCGGCATGGGATAAAAGTTGGCCTGCAGGGGAAGCTTTAGGTGGCGGCGCCGAGGCTGCATCTACAAGTGGTGATCAAACACGCAATAAATCAAAGTTATAATCAAGGACTGTTGTTACCCAGAATCATTTCTTTATGTCCCGTGACCAAAATCataaacttgagtatctaccagTACCAATGGCAGTACTTTACAGTTGTTTTAAATCTTTGAAACTACTAAGCtgctaacaacacatttgtgctgatgcactTGCCACTGAGCCACAACagctatttcaaaaacataaagctCCAACTGTTgaacaaatattctgctcccataaagaagaaataaaaagcccCCAACATGACTCCCTTAAAACGCTGTAGCTACTTTTTATTTACTCGTTTTACAGTCTCTTCTTAGTGAAGCATTTGTGTGATATTTAGAGGTGTTGGATTGTTTAGATCGAGTGATTTTGTCTGACAGAAGGAAAACACACTCACCTGGAAACCGTTGAGGTCTGTGTAGAAGACATCTTCATTTTGGATGTCAGTGACCAGTCGCATGGCCAGCTCCCTATTGGTCTGATCTCTGATGTCCACCATGGTGGTGATGTCTATAGACAACCCGTCGAcgcctgaaaaacacaaaaaatataacTATTCTGAGCTAAACGTTGCATAAAGAGAGAAATTAAAGTGACATCTAATGTTGAGACTGTGGCAGTGgacagtggcctttgcatactagagaggatgtcattcttctttgtttgtgtagaaaacctctgttttaaaacacaaaaaccctCACTGTGACATTAGTGACATGCAAGGTGTGCttgtgtcattattattattattctgcctctgattCATCTTCATGATTGGAAAAGATGGATCAATAACTGTTTGCTGCATCCTTCGTCTAAAAAACCATCACACCTgactgagtttgtgtgtttgtatgtgtgcacaGTGCAGGGGCAGGTGGAGACAAGAGGCATTTAAACCTTCAAAATGCTCAACGactgggttttttgagcagGAGAATTTACTTCGGAAACTTTCCGTTGCcgtttctttatgttttcattgcAATATTGCCCTCGTGATGTAGAAATGCTGTCATTTCAGTTCATTTGTAATAATACATCAGATTGTTTCCAATTAATTTTTCATAATAGTAATCTTCTATTTAACTTGCTATTGACCCCGATCCTTCTATTACcttcaattttttattttaatttattttttatttgaatgtaacagacatttttttatgcttaaaaagttacacactccAACTGTAAGTACATGGAAAAGGCttagttttaattaaacacttccacaaacatatttatgggtagtatattcaatttctgccaataaaccctcctaaatgttacacagtggtATTTTTATGGAAAGGTGTAATCTACAGATTTGGGCCAAATGCTACTTAAAATAGCATTAGCCACAACACTGTCAGATGGCAGGGGGAGGGAAATTTGTATTCtaaattttcattttgtttgaattGTGCCATCTGGTGcctttaaacaaacataaaaaagccTATTTGAAGCGGTTCCACTTTGCTGTGTGGTAAGTTTATTACCTGGCACATTGTGGATGCGAATGCTCTGCTGGAAATGCTGGTAGTGTGCCACCACCTCTGAGAAGAGAGGCCCCTCTACGACGCGCACCACAGGTGATTCTTTCTGGTGGTAGGGCTGaaagcaggaggagagaaagtggAATAGTGAGCAGAAAGAAAGCAGCGCAAGAACTACAGAGAAATATTTACAGGGAACCCGCAACAGAATAATTAATAAGACTTGTGCgtgttgttttataaaataaagaaaagatgaaGGAGCACTGCCTTTTTGCCCAGAGCTCCCCAGCATGATACAGTGTCACAATACACATGGGAGACTCCATGAAAGCTGTGTAAGAATTTGAGTAAACATCTGAGGGAATacctttgcttttccatcaggcAGGAAAAGGTAAGCCCCACTTTTGTCTTTAGAAGGGCGAGTGCCGTAAACCACAAACTGCATCTGAACCTTTACCTCCTGAGGATCGTCTTTACGCTTTATGCTCtgcagatgaaaagaaaagcacacaggaggatgagagagcgcAGAATTTGAAGAGACGAAAGGATGTTTTTGAAGCAACAACACGTGTCATGTTCACTTGGATCAAACTGTCAAGAGTTCATTGAAAAATCAAGCTTCTGgggttctttttttcctctaaagcTCAAAAACCAAATTGACACAAAGGAACAAATCTGTAATGAGAGACACAGTCagcaaataaagaagaaaaacaaacctccaGCAGGCCAGTGGTTCCAGAGAAGCCAAGTGTGAGGGACTGACTGCTGATGTAGAAGGTCTGAGGGTCAGAGAGCTGAGAGCGAACAGGGAGTGGGTCAGCAGCACGGGCGGGAACACTGCGCCCAGAAAGCCTGAGCAGCGTATCAGAGCGGAGAGTCATGGGCGAATCTGGAGAGTCATAAACATGGAAAACAGCCAGACCCAGAGGAGGCAGACGCACCATGAATGTTGCCTGGACAAAAGGATGGAGAAATGGTCGGACAGGATTTAAAACAACAGCCATCAGACGTGCACTCAAAcatcaaacaaatcaaagttggtgctgtacacaaacactggcttcatttttattcagtAAAAGTTTTGTTAATAAACATTTGTAACACCAAGCTGTAACTAAAATATAATGAGAGATGAGGATACATTGATACTTTCTCTTGCATCCAAATGAGTTTCTGCTCTTTTACTGCAGAGCTTCTAAAATACACAGAACAAGCAGCCAAGCTACTTTGCTTTTTACCTCAACTGCAGGAGGTAACAGGCCTTTATTCAAATCCGACTTCCATTAGAGGAAGACATTTACTTTCAATTCctcttaaaatattttattcagGCAtagtttgttattttctgtggaatttggtgcaggagcaTTTATACTTCACAGTAATTATAGCTCAAGGGGTcacaggagctactggtctactgctgtctCTTTTAGTAATactatttaaatgaataattatttatttagtacaGTGCCCTTTTCACAagaataaatctttaaaaaggaCAACCAGTCAGCTCTGGTCAAGTCCTGCTGTGTAAATATACTTTAAGTGGTTAATGTACAGCCAATGTGATGAATATATTAGGTGGTACGTTTGTCTCACTTCTGTAAATTTGTTGCTATATTTAGCAAGTATTCAGATCCCTCtagtgtttctttttcaaaaaaacgtTGAGTTGCGTTAAATCCAGCgactttttctggtgttattaAGAGACTTTTGGAGACTCTGCCATGAAAGCATGTATCGTTCTAAAGGACCAGTTGTCAGTGAAAACTATTTTGAAGCTTGATTTTTACACACCATCCCACTGAAGCTCCATTACAACCCCACTCCACATGATGTGGTGTAATAATTTTCtagtttttcatgtttattaaaaagaacagggattggggaaacaaacaaaatcaagcaACTTGCTACAGTGTTAAAAGAcagaattgaaagaaaaaaagttctaAACATattttggatattttttttactcacttttgTCTATTCCACGACATTATCCCTCTACAACGTCCAATACTATTATTAGATAAAATGTCATGTTCAAATTAAGCTTCTGGGGTTCTTTTTCCTCTAAAGCTCAAAAACCAAATTGACACAAAAGGAACAAGTCTGTAAGACACAGGGtcagcaaataaaaaagaaaaaaaaacctccagagAAGCCAAGTATGAGAGACTGATTGCTGATGTAGGTCTGGCTGATTTAGGACTTTTAGGACAGCAAATAGCTACTTTTCCTTGCTGAGGAGtaattatttgaaatgtttttttttattccataatTGAGCAGCCCTATTCATACGAAATTGTAGACTTAaacaggtgtagattttattgggCAAGCCTTTGTTAAACGGCTAAAATCgttcttatttttcttcccctctgctcctgctgacagccatgttGTCAGTGAGAAATGAGAGTCCAGTTCCCAGACTGATTCACAGAAGCAGTGACGTGATATGCTAAGTCACACTTCAAAAAATTATCCTTTTAATAAGCATAGCATCTTACTTCAAAAACCTCTGCACTCATTTGACTAGCAGAGCTCCACTGAGCACTCAGCTGCACAGGGAGGGTCTGTCCATCCTCAGTAAGCACCCGCACCCTGACTGTGTTCACCAGCACAGTCACCACACACAGACGCTCCTGCTCAATGGGGTTGAACAGAACCAGGTACCTgacagatggagggaaaaatTAATCATGAGCCCAGGatggtggaggagagggagaggtggatgtggatgtggatgttgATAATACCTCGGCCCTGCTGAGTCCACCTCAATTAAAGTGCGCTGAGGCAGAGAGTCTTGAGTAGCACGCCTATCAtcctgcagaggaaacacacgGAAACAACCTCAATACTCAGAATACGACAAATGTGCAGATTTACAAAACAGTTTATAGTATTTAAGCAGAAGTGTGACACCAGTATTCCTCTTACCGTCTCAAGGAAGGGTTCCGTCTGGTAAAAGCGATAAAACTCTTTATTCTTCATCACCAGGAAATGAGCAGCATTGATGATTACCCTCTTCAGACCAATGAGTGAGCGCAGTAATCTggggaggagaagggagaaTCAATGGCATCAGTCACAGCAGatgtattttcaatatttttccTTCAAAGCACTGAGCAGGAAATTATAAAAcagccacagagacacagaggaacaGAAAGTGGGGAAAGTGTTTTCCCTATAATACAGATTAAAGTAAATCTTTAATCTAACCAATCAATCCTATACTTTCTCTCTAGACCTGCAGATCCTTACCTGGTGCCATagtcaacaacaacattctCTTTTGCAGTGCCAGTGATGGCGTCATGATGCTGGAAGAGACCAACTGATCGCCTGGCATCGACAAGCAGGGCGTAATCTGAAACTGGGTAGCGCCCTTCCATGCCTGCATGTCGAGCATTTGCAACCGCCAGGCTGTAAAGAATCTCTGCCCCCCTGAAGGACAATGACAAACAATTTCCAGAGAGAAGTTTTAAAGACAGACATAGTAGCTTAATGCTATTTTGACATGATTGGGTACAGCATTTACCAGGATTATGTGTGCTTTCCATTGCTATATTTAGGCAAAGTGCTCTAAATCTAATTCTATGATTCTCGAAACACACTGTTTTACTGATGCAGTTAAGATGATGTGAGCATTTTTGTTTagtgtattaaaaatgtttctccATTTAAGAGGGACAGCAGGTCCCAGTTCTTTTTCTAGTTTGTATAGTGTGTGCTTTAACCTTGGTTATTGCACTTCAAATCAAATTTATTGTCATCCTGCTATACACACAACAGTAGTACCAAGTAGTACTGCAATCTATTGTACCAAGTGCAATTAACTGTTGAATTATGAGATTGTTAAACTAAATTTAATAGCTTGTaagtaaacaacatttttttttactatctcCCTTTTTAAAGagttgttattttgtgtttcatgaATTTTCAACATAGTGGACAATGAAGTTTAACCTAATCTAACTTAACCTAGCCTAGCCCAGGCTAACCTAGTCAAAACCCAGCGGGAAATCAACCAATCAACCTGTTCTCTAACAGCTGATGGTCTAAATTAACCATGGATCGACAACTACCACTATCACAGTCGTTTATGACTGTGTAAAAGAGTTTGGTCAGCACCATAAAAATATaagtttacacacaaaaaatgattATCTTCCCCATACTTTTAAAGGCTCCATAATTTAGCCTAGTTTTTATTCTTCAGTTGAAATAAAGTGCATAtagcgtgtgtgagtgagtaaaaGTTGCATCTGTAATTTAAAGAACAGAGTCAAACCTAAAACTCTCAACCAGGCACATTTAAATAGTGACTAATAGTGAAATACTAACATTACTATTTGTTCTAAAACTCAACTAAAAAGGTCATAACACAGCATTAATACATTGCTCTGTCAGTTATTAGAAAAGTGTGATTAATCACCTGAGGTGCGACTCGATCACACgatccaggctcttgtaaaagGGCCTTGAGGTGAAATAGCCAGTCCAGTAGTGATCTTCACGATCTGCATAGGCAAAGAAATCTCCGCTGAGCACCGGGAAGTCTGCAGGTCTGGATCCCTGGACCACTCCCTGTGATTTATATACAGCACTGAAGTAGTCTGTGAGAGTCCCAAACTGAGCCTGCAGACAgattgaaaaaggaaaaaacagactCATTATTATGCATGTGCTGTGCATCCTACATggcattttctgaaccaaacatcGAGTCGTGACAGAttccttttaaaaatatcaaggCATGATTCATGATTGAGGAAAAGGTTGTACACAGAGTTACTTGGCAGACAAGAAGCCCAGATGCATTTACAATGATCAAGATATGCATTTGGCAACAATTTGTAATACTTGACAAATTGTCGTCTAACCTGTACGTGCATCTCTGGGTGAGAATTCATGTAGTCGAACAGCTTCTGATAGTTGACATACTGCTGATCCCACTCCAATGCCTTGTCGTAGCGGAAGTCGTCTCCCAGCGGGACAAGAAGCACCTTGCTGCGGTAGAGTTTGGACTTTTTACGGTACTGATCCAGTAGGAGGTTCGctctgaaagagagagagagaagaacatAGAGTTTAAAACTTCAACATCACAAATTACTTTTTAACCTGACCTAATGAGTAAGGTCAGACCTGGCATGTATTAACATCAGCCAATAGAATTTGTTGAAATGTACTTTAGGTCTTTTAAAGGATGATTAACGGGAGAGCAAACTCTCAGCACTCTGTGAATGTTCTCCAGTTCATCCCACCTCTTTGGCTGTTGATGCTGGCACAAGTTCaacttcactttatttgtggAGCAGTACAGAATACCCAGACCTTAAATACTGATAACTAAACTGGGGTggagtagctcagtggttaagaccggtaccctgtgtgcaaaagacttcatggtcacaagttcaactccatgcctggcaggttgtactcaattccattgtaagtcgctttggataaaagcgtctgctaaatgacatgtaatgtaatgtaatgtgaaatgc
Coding sequences within:
- the man2a2 gene encoding alpha-mannosidase 2x isoform X2 is translated as MKLRKQVTVCGGAIFCVAVFSLYLMLDRVQHDPARRQNGGNFPRSQISVLQNRIEQLEQLLEENHQIISHIKDSVMELTDTGAVSPSGHLPFRSANGSWVLPFDGRPTFLAVKAQDCQFAVGHHGQSDVQMLDVYSLLKFDNPDGGVWKQGFDITYEPDEWDNEPLQVFVVPHSHNDPGWIKTFDKYFTDQTQHILNNMVVKLAEDPRRKFIWSEISYLSKWWETADVHKQEAVRKLILGGQLEIVTGGWVMTDEASAHYFAMIDQLIEGHQWLERNLGVTPRSGWAVDPFGHSATMPYLLRRANLTSMLIQRVHYSIKKHFASIRSLEFMWRQAWDTGSSTDIFCHMMPFYSYDVPHTCGPDPKICCQFDFKRLPGGRINCPWKVPPKTVVEANIAERANLLLDQYRKKSKLYRSKVLLVPLGDDFRYDKALEWDQQYVNYQKLFDYMNSHPEMHVQAQFGTLTDYFSAVYKSQGVVQGSRPADFPVLSGDFFAYADREDHYWTGYFTSRPFYKSLDRVIESHLRGAEILYSLAVANARHAGMEGRYPVSDYALLVDARRSVGLFQHHDAITGTAKENVVVDYGTRLLRSLIGLKRVIINAAHFLVMKNKEFYRFYQTEPFLETDDRRATQDSLPQRTLIEVDSAGPRYLVLFNPIEQERLCVVTVLVNTVRVRVLTEDGQTLPVQLSAQWSSASQMSAEVFEATFMVRLPPLGLAVFHVYDSPDSPMTLRSDTLLRLSGRSVPARAADPLPVRSQLSDPQTFYISSQSLTLGFSGTTGLLESIKRKDDPQEVKVQMQFVVYGTRPSKDKSGAYLFLPDGKAKPYHQKESPVVRVVEGPLFSEVVAHYQHFQQSIRIHNVPGVDGLSIDITTMVDIRDQTNRELAMRLVTDIQNEDVFYTDLNGFQMQPRRRHLKLPLQANFYPMPSQAYIQDSHHRLTLHTAQSLGVSSLENGQLEVIMDRRLMQDDNRGLGQGVKDNKKTANRFRLLLERRSTGNKYDGFFARLSSMLSSFISKFLTGVQEMMDSSATTSFPSILSHMTNAILNREVLALPVLPKRRGIPPLQTFAPLKSIMPCDFHLVNLRSIQSQQDPHAPSPYTALLVHRLALDCGLEAQNLGFNCTTTQGQLSISGLFKNLDLQLLQPMSLTLMHSGSPLANDSTVSLDPMEISAFKLKLR